One window of Triticum dicoccoides isolate Atlit2015 ecotype Zavitan chromosome 5A, WEW_v2.0, whole genome shotgun sequence genomic DNA carries:
- the LOC119299197 gene encoding ATP-dependent DNA helicase 2 subunit KU70-like — translation MDLDPEGIFRDDSDEDDDNLHEREANKEMVVYLIDASPKMFTPANAAKPDENQETHFHTIVNCITQSLKTQIIGRSRDEVAICFFNTKEKKNLQELAGVYVYNVTEREQLDRPDARLIKEFSCVEDSFMNNIGSRYGITSGSRENTLYNALWVAQALLRKGSVKTVSKRILIFTNEDDPFGGITGAAKTDMIRTTIQRAKDAQDLGLSIELLPLSRPDEDFNMSLFYADLIGLEGDEVVQYVPSAGEKLEDMTDQLRKRMMKKRKVKTLSFAITNDVCIEVNTYALIRPTAPGTITWLDSISNLPLKTERSFICNDTGALLQAPQERFQLYNDKVVKFSVRELSDVKRVSSHHLRLLGFKPLDCLKDYHNLSPSTFIYPSDEQIFGSIRVFVALHSSMLRLGRFALAFYGTPTRPRLVALVAQEEVISSSGQDEPPGMHMIYLPYSDDVRYPEEVHLTSGDAPRATDEQIKKASNLLRRIDLKHFSVRHFANPGLQKHYGILEALALGEDEMPDIKDETLPDEEGLARPGVVKAIEEFKAAVFGENYDQEEAEAAAAKGGASKKRKAIADAASQKSAAYDWADLADNGKLKDMTVMDLKTYLTAHGLPVSGKKDAIISRILTHLGK, via the exons ATGGACCTGGACCCCGAGGGCATCTTCCGCGACGACAGCGACGAGGACGACGACAACCTCCAT GAGAGGGAGGCCAACAAGGAGATGGTCGTCTACCTCATAGACGCCTCGCCCAAGATGTTCACCCCCGCCAACGCCGCCAAG CCAGATGAGAATCAGGAGACACATTTCCATACCATAGTGAACTGCATCACGCAGTCTCTGAAGACACAGATTATCGGGAGATCCCGTGATGAAGTTGCAATATGCTTCTTCAACACC aaagaaaagaaaaatttaCAGGAGCTGGCTGGTGTATATGTTTACAATGTCACAGAACGAGAGCAACTTGATAGGCCTGATGCAAGACTGATTAAAGAATTTTCTTGTGTAGAAG ATTCTTTTATGAATAACATTGGAAGCCGGTATGGAATAACCTCTGGATCTCGAGAGAATACCCTGTACAATGCTCTTTGGGTTGCACAGGCACTGCTGCGTAAAGG ATCTGTGAAGACTGTGAGTAAGAGAATCCTCATATTCACCAATGAGGATGATCCTTTTGGTGGTATTACAGGAGCAGCAAAGACTGATATGATCAGGACCACAATTCAACGTGCAAAA GATGCACAAGATCTGGGCCTGTCTATTGAACTTCTTCCATTAAGTAGGCCTGATGAGGATTTCAACATGTCCCTGTTTTATGCA GATTTGATTGGTCTGGAGGGAGATGAAGTAGTGCAGTACGTGCCATCTGCTGGTGAAAA GCTGGAGGATATGACTGATCAACTGAGAAAGCGAATGATGAAAAAGCGCAAAGTCAAAACTCTCTCATTTGCAATTACGAATGATGTTTGCATAGAGGTGAACACATATGCGCTAATCCGTCCAACTGCTCCAG GGACGATTACGTGGCTTGACTCGATCAGTAACCTTCCATTAAAG ACTGAAAGGTCTTTCATATGCAATGACACCGGGGCCCTTCTTCAGGCTCCCCAAGAGCGCTTCCAGCTATACAATGA TAAAGTTGTTAAATTTTCTGTTCGTGAATTGTCTGATGTGAAGAGGGTTTCAAGTCATCATCTTCGCCTTTTAGGGTTCAAGCCATTGGATTGCTTAAAAGATTATCATAACTTAAGTCCGTCAACATTTATTTACCCCAGTGATGAG CAAATATTCGGAAGCATTCGTGTGTTCGTTGCTTTACATAGCTCGATGCTGCGTCTTGGACG GTTTGCACTTGCGTTTTATGGGACCCCAACTCGCCCACGGCTTGTAGCCCTTGTTGCACAA GAAGAGGTTATTTCTTCGAGTGGTCAAGATGAGCCACCTGGAATGCACATGATCTATCTTCCATACTCGGATGATGTTAGATATCCTGAAGAG GTTCATCTGACTTCTGGGGATGCACCTCGCGCTACAGATGAGCAAATAAAGAAAGCTTCGAATCTGTTGAGACGTATTGACCTGAAGCATTTCTCAGTACGCCATTTTGCTAACCCAG GATTACAAAAACACTACGGGATTTTGGAGGCCTTAGCTTTAGGTGAGGATGAGATGCCGGATATAAAGGatgagacccttcccgatgaagaaGGCTTGGCTAG GCCAGGAGTAGTTAAAGCTATAGAAGAATTTAAGGCTGCAGTGTTTGGTGAAAATTATGACCAAGAGGAAGCTGAGGCAGCAGCAGCAAAAGGTGGGGCCTcaaagaagaggaaagcaattgcGGATGCAGCTTCACAGAAAAGCGCGGCTTATGATTGGGCAGACCTTGCAGATAATGGGAAG CTGAAGGACATGACAGTGATGGATTTGAAGACCTACCTGACGGCGCATGGCCTCCCGGTTTCTGGTAAGAAAGACGCCATCATCAGCAGGATCTTGACTCATCTAGGCAAGTGA